One Anolis carolinensis isolate JA03-04 chromosome 5, rAnoCar3.1.pri, whole genome shotgun sequence DNA segment encodes these proteins:
- the trmt9b gene encoding probable tRNA methyltransferase 9B isoform X1 codes for MEHEASQLEKQHVHSVYESTATYFNDLQGKAWPRVRQFLLEQKPGSLIADIGCGTGKYLGVNSQVYNLGCDYCGPLVEIAKTKGCEVMVCDNLNLPFRGQCFNAVISVGVIHHFSTKQRRIKAIKEMARVLVPGGQMMIYVWAMEQKNRHFEKQDVFVPWNKALCSQLLSESNKVGHNTDIAHTGSSQSIHSHQLMGSKYSYPLTLDLKHPQRTDGCLAEACCMKISNEAENRFYRGLGRSFRSWFSSRSLDESALSKQNEKMESLKNTVGWTNSTVSIQPSRHCSLDLGCHGSLLKEPVDYDEVFMKHMACKKMEWLAASRSMRDFNGEPPALVQSHGGDASFLSSPVRNINNGYIHSSNTQPFPGKHIKRTSSVSSSEFVVDAAVAVGNQADLGKDAKAFMRYYHVFREGELFALLEENVPEVHVLSSSYDHGNWCIIVKKMDEPQ; via the exons ATGGAACATGAAGCTTCCCAGCTAGAAAAGCAACATGTACATAGTGTCTATGAAAGCACAGCCACCTACTTCAATGATCTTCAGGGCAAAGCATGGCCTCGTGTTCGACAGTTTCTGCTGGAACAAAAGCCTGGTAGTCTCATTGCAGATATAG GTTGTGGGACTGGAAAATACCTTGGTGTCAACAGTCAAGTATATAACCTCGGATGCGATTATTGTGGCCCGTTGGTTGAAATTGCAAAGACCAAAGGTTGTGAAGTGATGGTCTGTGATAACCTTAATCTTCCTTTTCGTGGCCAGTGCTTCAATGCAGTCATCTCTGTGGGAG TGATTCACCATTTCTCCACCAAACAAAGACGAATCAAAGCAATAAAAGAAATGGCCAGGGTGCTAGTACCTGGAGGCCAGATGATGATTTACGTTTGGGCGATGGAACAAAAGAATCGGCACTTTGAGAAACAAGATGTGTTTGTTCCATGGAACAAAGCCTTGTGCTCCCAGTTGCTTTCTGAATCCAATAAGGTTGGACATAACACTGATATTGCACATACAGGAAGTTCTCAGTCCATACATTCACACCAACTAATGGGTTCTAAATACAGCTACCCTCTTACTCTTGATCTGAAACATCCCCAAAGGACTGATGGCTGCTTAGCTGAAGCCTGCTGTATGAAAATCTCTAATGAGGCAGAAAACCGATTTTACAGGGGCCTTGGGAGATCTTTCCGTTCTTGGTTTTCCTCTAGATCCCTAGATGAGTCAGCTTTGAGTAAACAGAATGAAAAAATGGAATCATTGAAGAACACAGTTGGGTGGACAAACAGCACTGTATCAATTCAGCCATCAAGACACTGCAGCTTAGACCTAGGTTGCCATGGGTCATTGTTGAAAGAACCTGTTGACTATGATGAAGTGTTCATGAAGCATATGGCTTGCAAGAAAATGGAATGGCTGGCAGCTTCGAGGTCTATGAGAGATTTTAATGGCGAGCCTCCTGCACTAGTCCAAAGCCACGGTGGTGATGCCTCATTTCTCAGTAGTCCTGTTAGAAACATAAACAATGGTTATATCCATTCAAGCAATACTCAACCCTTTCCAGGAAAACACATCAAAAGGACTTCTTCAGTTAGCTCTAGTGAGTTTGTTGTAGATGCTGCTGTGGCGGTGGGAAACCAGGCCGATCTTGGAAAGGATGCAAAAGCCTTCATGCGTTACTACCATGTATTTCGGGAAGGGGAGTTGTTTGCTTTGCTTGAAGAAAATGTGCCTGAGGTTCATGTACTAAGTTCAAGCTATGATCATGGGAACTGGTGCATTATTGTGAAAAAGATGGATGAACCACAGTAG
- the trmt9b gene encoding probable tRNA methyltransferase 9B isoform X2: protein MEHEASQLEKQHVHSVYESTATYFNDLQGKAWPRVRQFLLEQKPGSLIADIGCGTGKYLGVNSQVYNLGCDYCGPLVEIAKTKGCEVMVCDNLNLPFRGQCFNAVISVGGI, encoded by the exons ATGGAACATGAAGCTTCCCAGCTAGAAAAGCAACATGTACATAGTGTCTATGAAAGCACAGCCACCTACTTCAATGATCTTCAGGGCAAAGCATGGCCTCGTGTTCGACAGTTTCTGCTGGAACAAAAGCCTGGTAGTCTCATTGCAGATATAG GTTGTGGGACTGGAAAATACCTTGGTGTCAACAGTCAAGTATATAACCTCGGATGCGATTATTGTGGCCCGTTGGTTGAAATTGCAAAGACCAAAGGTTGTGAAGTGATGGTCTGTGATAACCTTAATCTTCCTTTTCGTGGCCAGTGCTTCAATGCAGTCATCTCTGTGGGAG